A window of the Brassica oleracea var. oleracea cultivar TO1000 chromosome C1, BOL, whole genome shotgun sequence genome harbors these coding sequences:
- the LOC106335695 gene encoding glyoxylate/hydroxypyruvate reductase HPR3-like: MKSIGSLIAKRLKPFGCIISYNSTSQKHRIPYRYYPDLLSLAANNDVNVLSCALNDQTHHIVNREVMEALGKKGIIINVGRGGLIDEMEMVKCLVDGVIGGAGLDVFEKELGVPEELFGLDNVVLSPHAAMVTPGSLDNIAQLALANLKAFFSDQPLIFPVQLD; this comes from the coding sequence ATGAAAAGTATCGGGTCCCTTATCGCTAAAAGACTCAAACCCTTTGGCTGCATCATCTCTTACAACTCGACGAGTCAGAAACATAGGATCCCATACCGGTACTACCCGGACCTTCTCTCCTTAGCAGCAAACAACGATGTCAACGTTCTCTCATGCGCTCTGAATGATCAGACGCACCACATTGTGAATAGAGAAGTGATGGAGGCTCTTGGGAAGAAGGGGATTATAATCAATGTGGGACGAGGAGGGCTGATTGATGAGATGGAGATGGTTAAGTGTCTGGTGGATGGTGTGATTGGTGGTGCTGGTTTAGATGTGTTTGAGAAAGAACTGGGAGTTCCTGAGGAGTTGTTTGGTTTGGACAATGTTGTCTTGTCTCCACATGCTGCTATGGTCACGCCAGGGTCTTTGGACAATATTGCGCAGCTTGCTTTAGCTAACTTGAAGGCGTTCTTCTCGGACCAGCCTTTGATTTTCCCGGTTCAGTTAGATTGA